Proteins from a genomic interval of Quercus robur chromosome 9, dhQueRobu3.1, whole genome shotgun sequence:
- the LOC126699872 gene encoding carboxylesterase 1-like — protein sequence MSSEIVSSNPTIDAYEYLQIINNSNGTITRNPNRYPNTLATPDPDHPTLVLSKDIHINQSKNTWVRIFIPRNTPDTFSNKKLPLLIYYHAGGFIHCSAASTIFHNFCTKIVIDLHVVIASVEYRLAPEHRLPAAYDDAVEALHWIKTTHDKWLKEYADFSNCYIMGSSSGGKIAYHAGLRAAAEVDHFEPLMMIKGLILHQPFFGGTQRTGSELRLVNDPRLPQSVLDLMWDMSLPIGVDRDHKYCNPTVMGGSELLDQIKRLGWKVLVTGCDGDPLIDRQIELVKMLEAKGVQVVGHFSVGDYHMVHVTEPSKAEALHAVLKGFIFS from the exons ATGTCAAGTGAAATTGTGTCCTCAAATCCCACTATTGATGCTTATGAATATCTTCAGATTATCAACAATTCAAATGGCACGATCACACGTAACCCCAACAGATATCCAAACACCTTAGCTACACCTGATCCAGACCACCCCACCCTAGTTCTCTCCAAAGATATCCACATCAACCAATCAAAAAACACTTGGGTTCGAATATTCATACCCCGAAACACACCGGATactttctcaaacaaaaaactaCCCCTCCTAATATACTACCATGCGGGAGGGTTCATACATTGTAGTGCAGCCTCaacaatttttcacaatttttgcaCAAAAATTGTGATTGACCTCCACGTGGTCATCGCATCAGTCGAGTATCGGCTCGCTCCGGAGCATCGACTGCCAGCTGCATATGATGATGCTGTGGAAGCGTTGCACTGGATCAAAACCACCCATGATAAGTGGTTGAAAGAGTATGCTGATTTCTCCAACTGTTAC ATTATGGGAAGTAGCTCAGGGGGTAAGATAGCCTACCACGCAGGACTACGTGCAGCTGCAGAAGTGGACCATTTTGAGCCGTTGATGATGATCAAAGGGCTCATATTGCACCAACCATTTTTTGGTGGGACCCAGAGAACTGGGTCAGAATTGCGGTTGGTCAATGACCCTAGGCTGCCCCAAAGTGTCCTTGATCTGATGTGGGACATGTCCTTACCAATCGGGGTTGACCGTGATCACAAGTATTGCAATCCAACGGTGATGGGTGGGTCAGAACTCTTGGACCAGATCAAACGGCTGGGGTGGAAGGTTTTGGTAACTGGCTGTGATGGGGACCCACTAATTGATCGTCAAATTGAGCTGGTCAAAATGTTGGAGGCAAAGGGTGTACAAGTAGTGGGTCATTTTAGTGTAGGAGATTATCATATGGTGCATGTCACTGAGCCCTCCAAGGCTGAGGCACTGCATGCAGTGCTTAAAGGATTCATATTTTCTTAG